The Bos indicus x Bos taurus breed Angus x Brahman F1 hybrid chromosome 13, Bos_hybrid_MaternalHap_v2.0, whole genome shotgun sequence genome includes a region encoding these proteins:
- the DEFB129 gene encoding beta-defensin 129 — MKLLFPIFASLMLQWQVNTEYFGLRRCLMGLGRCKEHCNMDEKELDKCKKKTCCIRAKVVQLIKNYIQNEMLHMLKEDSQEVLKITKNFSVMMQTEHHNLSVLPKIKSASAFAKINTIIIPNATIVNSATTNPVNSGKIIHTATSTRKRRDLGTDSPPPAPPPSYILPTA, encoded by the exons ATGAAGCTCCTTTTCCCTATCTTTGCCAGCCTCATGCTACAGTGGCAGGTGAACACAG AATACTTTGGCTTGAGAAGATGCCTAATGGGTTTGGGGAGATGCAAAGAGcactgcaacatggatgaaaaagagttagataaatgcaaaaagaaaacatgttgtATTAGAGCAAAAGTGGTTCAACTGATAAAAAACTACATACAAAATGAAATGCTCCATATGCTTAAAGAGGACTCTCAGGAAGTGCTAAAAATTACCAAGAATTTTAGTGTCATGATGCAGACCGAACATCATAATTTATCTGTTCTGCCCAAAATCAAAAGTGCCAGTGCTTTTGCCAAGATCAACACCATCATCATCCCAAATGCCACCATTGTGAACTCTGCCACCACCAACCCCGTGAACTCAGGGAAGATAATACACACTGCTACTTctaccagaaaaagaagagatttaGGCACTGActccccaccaccagcaccacctccaTCGTATATACTTCCGACAGCATAA